The Fervidobacterium gondwanense DSM 13020 genomic sequence TTTCAAATAGTTCTTGGAAACCACTACGCGTGTCAAAGTTCCCTCGGCGATTTTTTCGGATTCTCTCATTACGACGAATTTAAATAAGACACGATTACCTACTATATCTGTGATGCGAGCTCCAATTATCAAATTTTCTCCAACAACGACAGGTTTGAGGTGACTAATTTCAGCGTCTGTTACAACAGAAGTTTCTTCTTCGTCAATGTAAGCTCCAAGAAATTCGTACGTAACGTGGCTTACCTCTTTCAAGAGTGACGAAGTCGACACGAGATGTAGGTATGATAATTCTTCTTCCTCTTCCC encodes the following:
- a CDS encoding thioesterase family protein produces the protein MKDLSNILGLNKSVELNTNESMVWEEEEELSYLHLVSTSSLLKEVSHVTYEFLGAYIDEEETSVVTDAEISHLKPVVVGENLIIGARITDIVGNRVLFKFVVMRESEKIAEGTLTRVVVSKNYLKRKAVENF